In one Actinomyces trachealis genomic region, the following are encoded:
- a CDS encoding response regulator → MSENEPTQAREGTNAPSRPVSVVLADDQALMRMGFRMVLDAEEGIEVVGEASDGSSAVSQARALRPDVILMDVRMPGMNGIEATQAITQQCPGTKILILTTFDLDEYAFAGLRAGASGFLLKDTRPADLADAIRTVASGEAVVSPRITRRMLEMFASRLPDSNAAARTEGPRLASLTPREREILILMAQGLSNAEIAAKLVVSATTVKTHVGNVLAKFNVRDRVQAVVVAYESGLMA, encoded by the coding sequence CTGAGCGAGAACGAGCCGACCCAGGCGCGGGAGGGCACCAATGCCCCGTCCCGACCGGTCAGCGTGGTTCTGGCCGATGACCAGGCGCTGATGCGGATGGGCTTCCGTATGGTGCTCGATGCCGAGGAAGGCATCGAGGTGGTCGGTGAGGCCTCCGATGGCAGCTCGGCGGTGTCCCAGGCCCGGGCCCTGCGGCCTGACGTGATCCTCATGGACGTGCGTATGCCGGGGATGAATGGCATCGAGGCGACTCAGGCCATCACCCAGCAGTGCCCCGGTACCAAGATCCTCATCCTGACTACCTTCGACCTGGACGAGTACGCCTTTGCCGGGCTGCGCGCCGGGGCAAGCGGCTTCCTGCTCAAGGACACCCGGCCCGCAGACTTAGCTGACGCGATCCGTACGGTGGCTAGTGGAGAGGCGGTGGTCTCACCACGCATTACCCGCCGCATGCTGGAGATGTTCGCCTCACGTCTACCTGACTCGAATGCTGCGGCACGCACTGAGGGCCCACGTTTGGCGTCCCTGACACCCCGCGAGCGCGAGATCCTGATCCTCATGGCGCAGGGCTTATCCAATGCAGAGATTGCCGCGAAGCTGGTGGTTTCCGCCACCACGGTGAAGACGCATGTGGGCAATGTGCTAGCCAAGTTCAATGTGCGTGATCGCGTACAGGCCGTCGTCGTCGCTTATGAGAGTGGTCTGATGGCCTGA
- a CDS encoding sensor histidine kinase produces the protein MPPSQDIPMTVSPAATRLMRWQERHAALADALLALVILTLGLPMGMLTAHRELTATHSGWLAVTYMVWAVCSLGLALRRRLPVLTWAVVTFAPPAHLAASRTVFHLQGTDISLASQALTAVVMLGTPLSLATLATRYRMGWAWAACVASVLACVAVSSSLLPLALINVIGTLVGIILRIQNAQLVQIRERSARLSLAREQTMMLATANERSRIAREMHDIVAHSLAVMITMADGAAAAVDRNPEMAKQALTALGDTGRSALADTRRLVGVLRDDPGASSAPHGGGDPAEQADGATASGGCVPQTTQPPTTGTLPVVRDLPVPEFAPPGTVAPSEPSGPIADLRRRATDATEDRTTGEIPLAPAPETGDLEILVGRFQAAGVPVSYTWSGAPLPEDKGLQLTLFRITQESMTNILRYAPTTKDVQVTVQRHTGTVVLTVTNEAVPGATPMHGSGKGLIGMRERASVYGGTVEAGPTPTGWQVRAVLRWDEDDEGTSPWQLPL, from the coding sequence ATGCCGCCCAGCCAGGACATACCGATGACCGTCTCCCCCGCCGCCACGCGCCTGATGCGCTGGCAGGAGCGCCATGCCGCGCTCGCGGACGCGCTGCTCGCACTCGTCATCCTCACTCTGGGCCTGCCCATGGGGATGCTGACCGCTCATCGGGAGCTCACCGCTACCCACAGCGGGTGGCTCGCCGTGACCTACATGGTCTGGGCGGTGTGCAGTCTGGGGCTGGCGCTGCGCCGCCGACTGCCGGTGCTGACCTGGGCTGTGGTGACCTTCGCCCCACCGGCACACCTTGCCGCCAGCAGGACGGTCTTCCACCTGCAAGGCACCGATATTTCCCTCGCCAGCCAGGCCCTGACCGCCGTCGTCATGCTCGGAACCCCACTGAGCCTGGCGACGCTGGCCACCCGCTACCGCATGGGCTGGGCCTGGGCCGCCTGCGTGGCCTCGGTCCTGGCCTGCGTCGCGGTCAGCTCCAGCCTCCTGCCCCTGGCTCTCATCAACGTCATCGGGACACTGGTGGGCATCATCTTGCGTATCCAAAATGCCCAGCTCGTCCAGATCCGTGAGCGCTCGGCGCGCCTGTCCCTGGCCCGCGAGCAGACGATGATGCTGGCCACCGCCAACGAGCGCAGCCGCATCGCCCGGGAGATGCACGATATCGTCGCCCACTCCCTTGCCGTCATGATCACAATGGCCGACGGCGCAGCCGCCGCCGTAGACCGCAACCCCGAGATGGCCAAACAGGCCCTGACAGCACTCGGGGACACCGGCCGCTCAGCCCTGGCGGACACCCGGCGGCTCGTGGGCGTCCTGCGCGACGACCCCGGCGCCTCCTCCGCCCCGCACGGTGGCGGCGATCCTGCTGAGCAGGCTGACGGCGCGACTGCCTCCGGCGGCTGCGTGCCCCAGACCACCCAGCCGCCCACCACCGGGACCCTGCCCGTGGTCCGCGACCTGCCGGTACCCGAGTTCGCCCCGCCCGGGACCGTGGCTCCCAGCGAGCCAAGCGGGCCGATCGCTGACCTGCGCCGTCGTGCGACCGACGCCACCGAGGACCGCACCACCGGCGAGATCCCGTTGGCCCCAGCGCCCGAGACCGGGGACTTGGAGATCTTGGTCGGGCGGTTCCAGGCCGCCGGGGTCCCGGTGTCCTACACCTGGAGCGGCGCCCCCCTGCCCGAGGACAAAGGGCTGCAGCTCACGCTCTTCCGCATCACGCAGGAGTCGATGACGAATATCCTGCGCTACGCCCCCACCACCAAGGACGTCCAGGTCACCGTGCAGCGGCACACGGGCACGGTGGTCCTGACCGTCACCAACGAGGCCGTCCCCGGCGCCACGCCCATGCACGGCTCAGGCAAGGGGCTCATTGGGATGCGCGAGCGTGCCTCCGTCTATGGTGGGACCGTGGAGGCTGGACCAACCCCCACCGGCTGGCAGGTTCGTGCCGTGCTGCGCTGGGACGAGGACGACGAAGGGACATCACCGTGGCAGCTGCCGCTCTGA